A stretch of the Synechocystis sp. PCC 7338 genome encodes the following:
- a CDS encoding ribose-phosphate pyrophosphokinase produces MSAVSRIATLTRQSMLSALSDNNRLRLFSGSSNPSLSQEVARYLGMDIGPMLRKRFADGELYIQIQESIRGGDVYLIQPCCHPVNDNLMELLIMIDACRRASARQITAVLPYYGYARADRKTAGRESISAKLVANLITGAGAQRVLAMDLHSAQIQGYFDIPCDHMYGSPVIIDYLKSKQLTDLVVVSPDVGGVARARAFAKKLNDAPLAIIDKRRQSHNVAEVLNLIGDVDGKTAVLVDDMIDTAGTLSEGSRLLRAQGARQVYACATHAVFSEPAINRLSGGLFEEVIVTNTIPVPDDHHFPQLTILSVANLIGEAIWRIHEESSVSSMFR; encoded by the coding sequence GTGTCTGCCGTGAGCCGTATCGCTACTTTAACACGTCAATCGATGCTGTCTGCCTTATCTGACAACAATCGCTTACGTCTTTTTTCCGGATCATCCAACCCATCTTTATCCCAAGAAGTGGCCCGTTATTTGGGCATGGACATCGGCCCCATGTTGCGTAAACGGTTTGCCGATGGAGAGCTCTACATCCAAATCCAGGAGTCCATTCGGGGCGGTGACGTTTACCTTATCCAACCCTGTTGCCATCCGGTCAACGATAACCTAATGGAATTGTTGATCATGATCGATGCCTGTCGTCGAGCCTCGGCTCGCCAGATCACCGCGGTACTGCCCTACTACGGTTACGCTCGGGCGGATCGTAAAACCGCTGGTCGGGAATCCATCTCCGCCAAGTTAGTCGCCAATCTCATCACCGGTGCCGGTGCCCAACGGGTATTGGCCATGGATCTCCACTCTGCCCAGATCCAGGGTTACTTTGACATTCCCTGCGACCATATGTATGGCTCCCCTGTCATCATTGACTACTTAAAAAGTAAGCAACTAACTGATCTGGTGGTGGTTTCCCCGGACGTGGGCGGGGTAGCTCGAGCCCGGGCCTTTGCCAAAAAATTAAACGACGCTCCCTTGGCTATTATCGATAAACGTCGTCAGAGCCATAACGTGGCAGAAGTATTAAATCTCATCGGTGATGTGGACGGAAAAACTGCTGTACTGGTGGATGACATGATCGACACCGCCGGTACTTTGTCGGAAGGCTCCCGTTTACTGCGGGCCCAGGGCGCTCGCCAGGTTTATGCCTGTGCCACCCATGCAGTTTTCTCCGAGCCGGCCATTAATCGTCTTTCCGGTGGCTTGTTTGAGGAGGTAATTGTCACCAATACCATTCCTGTGCCCGACGATCATCATTTTCCCCAACTGACTATTCTTTCAGTGGCCAATTTAATTGGGGAGGCGATTTGGCGCATTCATGAAGAAAGCTCCGTCAGCAGTATGTTCCGCTAG
- a CDS encoding DUF2808 domain-containing protein — protein sequence MSMPRSSRFKFHKKLFAFLSLSGVLVMGLPTISFAQGNSGFTIFSGVDNRSDILDYYLQFNGRSGQRDRYKLYIPAKKMTQGAKVLYVSYPENFDGTFDVEKVRVENKRQGNIEIEDVVWDKESRFLQIVLAEPAEPNSQVTITLSNVTNPSLGTYYMVADAMVSGDIPVRVYLGTWIVSINR from the coding sequence ATGTCTATGCCCAGATCTTCTCGATTTAAATTCCACAAAAAACTCTTTGCTTTCCTCTCCCTGAGTGGCGTTCTGGTAATGGGTTTACCCACCATCAGTTTTGCCCAGGGTAACTCCGGGTTCACTATTTTTAGTGGAGTGGACAATCGTAGCGATATTTTGGATTACTACCTCCAATTCAACGGCCGTTCAGGGCAAAGGGACCGCTACAAACTCTACATCCCCGCCAAGAAAATGACCCAGGGGGCAAAGGTTTTATACGTTTCCTACCCCGAAAATTTTGATGGCACCTTCGATGTGGAGAAGGTCCGGGTGGAAAATAAACGCCAGGGAAACATTGAAATTGAAGATGTGGTTTGGGACAAAGAAAGTCGCTTTCTGCAAATTGTTTTGGCGGAACCGGCAGAACCCAATAGTCAAGTTACCATTACCCTGTCCAATGTTACTAACCCCAGCTTAGGAACTTATTACATGGTGGCGGATGCCATGGTGTCCGGCGATATCCCTGTCCGGGTTTATTTAGGCACTTGGATTGTGAGTATTAACCGCTAG
- a CDS encoding FAD-dependent oxidoreductase, translating to MTTHCRRTVAAIFLAIFSWPIAPGQAAPPRPVDETVECEILIVGGGLAGTATAYEGLLAGKNVCMTELTDWVGGQLTSQGTAALDERPTQTEKLFYPRGYLELRQRIKDFYGVQNPGKCWVSRSSCFLPKDGHDILMAMLENAEKKGQGTLQWFPNTVIKELVLAPTAPGEEGQEIIRAIAIQHQPASNAQPLNSQFLSQTIEDSYRYEDSEQFTKTIINFTAPRNNQGKTAQWLVVEATETGELIALADVPYRVGVDPRTYLDPSSSSVEGFAYCTQGFTYTFAMEATAEPQPQPEPDFYQRFTPYYSYDQSRFDFDALFTYRRIWSPDGLGIFEPATPNQPKNRFGVSPTQPGEISMQNWLPGNDYTPGTPRDNFVYTREQLQQTGQLESGGWLGGLRTESLANGEKIALGFYHWLVAGTTDAKLGDNIKTPSPNNRLLTGLDSPMGTEHGLSKFPYIREGRRIIGRPDFIYPNGFEINETDISRQDFKEDFYRENLSPRDYRRLHAELAGIDGLDVLDGNLSPDAVERRQRATMYPDSVGIGHYNIDFHPCYLEYPVEKPGNIERPGERQAHTPSYPFQIPLRAMIPQRIDNLLVVGKTIATSHIAAAAYRVHSFEWSSGAAAGIVAVDALQNDYLPYQLVNQTALIANPKLLQLRRKIDRTGNPTAFPNTSIFTSFENWK from the coding sequence ATGACTACCCATTGCCGCCGAACTGTTGCGGCTATTTTTCTGGCAATTTTTTCCTGGCCGATCGCCCCTGGGCAAGCTGCTCCCCCTAGGCCAGTGGACGAGACAGTGGAGTGCGAAATTTTGATAGTGGGTGGTGGATTGGCCGGCACAGCCACGGCCTATGAAGGTTTGTTGGCGGGGAAAAATGTTTGCATGACAGAGCTAACGGATTGGGTGGGGGGCCAACTCACTTCCCAAGGCACCGCCGCCCTCGATGAACGGCCTACCCAAACGGAAAAACTTTTTTATCCCCGGGGTTATCTAGAATTAAGGCAACGAATCAAAGATTTTTACGGTGTCCAAAATCCAGGCAAATGTTGGGTAAGTCGTTCTTCTTGTTTTTTACCCAAGGATGGCCATGACATTCTGATGGCGATGCTGGAGAATGCGGAAAAGAAAGGCCAAGGCACCCTGCAATGGTTTCCGAATACTGTCATCAAAGAGCTGGTTTTGGCCCCCACCGCCCCAGGAGAAGAGGGACAGGAAATCATCCGGGCGATCGCCATTCAGCATCAACCGGCCTCCAACGCTCAACCGTTAAACAGTCAGTTTTTGTCTCAGACCATTGAAGACAGTTACCGCTACGAAGATTCTGAACAATTCACTAAAACTATCATTAACTTCACCGCTCCCCGCAATAACCAGGGTAAAACAGCCCAATGGTTGGTGGTGGAAGCCACCGAAACTGGGGAATTAATTGCTTTGGCCGATGTGCCCTACCGGGTGGGAGTAGATCCCCGCACCTATTTAGACCCGTCTTCCTCCAGTGTGGAAGGTTTTGCCTACTGTACCCAGGGCTTCACCTACACCTTTGCCATGGAGGCCACCGCCGAGCCCCAACCCCAGCCGGAACCAGATTTTTACCAAAGATTTACCCCTTACTACAGCTACGACCAATCCCGGTTTGATTTTGATGCTTTATTTACCTATCGACGTATTTGGAGTCCCGATGGCCTAGGCATTTTTGAGCCTGCTACCCCTAATCAACCAAAAAATCGCTTTGGCGTCAGTCCCACCCAGCCGGGGGAAATTTCCATGCAAAATTGGTTGCCGGGTAATGATTACACCCCTGGTACCCCTAGGGACAATTTTGTTTACACCAGGGAGCAACTGCAACAAACGGGACAACTGGAATCAGGGGGATGGTTGGGAGGCCTGCGGACGGAAAGCTTGGCTAATGGCGAAAAAATTGCTTTGGGTTTTTACCATTGGTTAGTGGCGGGCACCACCGATGCCAAACTGGGGGATAACATCAAAACTCCCAGTCCGAATAATCGTTTGCTAACGGGGCTGGATAGTCCCATGGGGACTGAACATGGTCTTTCCAAATTTCCCTATATTCGGGAAGGACGTAGAATTATTGGTCGGCCGGATTTTATTTATCCCAACGGTTTTGAAATCAACGAAACAGACATTTCCCGCCAGGACTTTAAGGAGGATTTTTACCGGGAAAATCTTTCCCCTAGGGATTACCGTCGTTTACACGCCGAGTTAGCGGGCATTGACGGTTTGGATGTGCTGGATGGTAATCTTTCCCCCGATGCAGTGGAGCGTCGTCAGCGGGCCACCATGTACCCGGATTCTGTGGGCATTGGCCATTACAATATTGATTTCCATCCCTGTTATTTGGAATATCCGGTGGAAAAACCCGGCAACATTGAACGGCCTGGGGAAAGACAAGCCCATACCCCCTCTTACCCGTTCCAAATTCCGTTGCGGGCTATGATTCCCCAACGCATTGATAATTTATTAGTGGTGGGAAAAACCATTGCCACTAGTCACATTGCGGCGGCGGCCTATCGAGTTCATTCCTTTGAGTGGTCTTCCGGGGCAGCGGCAGGTATTGTGGCAGTGGATGCGTTGCAAAACGATTATTTACCCTATCAATTGGTGAACCAAACTGCTTTAATTGCTAATCCAAAATTGTTGCAGTTGCGACGCAAAATTGATCGTACTGGTAACCCAACAGCTTTCCCTAACACATCTATTTTCACCAGTTTTGAAAACTGGAAGTAA